CTCTGTGTATGATCCTCAGTCTTGAATCTCTGTGAAGGTACATAAGACCTCTACAGATCCCATCTATTATGTTAAACCGAGTCTTCCAGTCAAGAAGTCTTTGCTTCACCGGGTCTGGATTAAGACATAAAGCAAATTAAAACAGAACAAAGTTAAACCAAACGGTTAAGTTAATTACCAGATAAGCATGCATCCAAAGAGTTCCCTGGCATGAACTCATAGACCAGCatcctttcttctccttcaatGCAGAAACCAAGCAATCTCACGAGGTTCCGGTGTTGCAGCTTAGAGATCACAACCACCTCGTTAACAAACTCGTCTAGTCCTTGTCCAGAGGTTTGTGAGAGCCTCTTCACAGCGATCTCTTGCCCTTCTCGTAACTTCCCCTGCACAAGAAAAGTTGTAACCTCTCGTACCAATGAAAGCATATAAACTGTTTACAAACAAACCTTGTAAACGGAACCAAACCCTCCTTCTCCTAGCTTGTTTGTGACAGCGAAGTTTTCAGTAACTGCAGCTAAAACTTGATACTCGAACAACGGTAGCTCTTTAAGCTTGTTTTGATTCACAGCGATGGCTCCGGACTCGTTACTATTTAAAGCTTCCATTCTCTCAAACAGTAACCTCGCGTTTCTGGTTTTCTCTGTTGATTAATCGAAAAAGTttgttaaatctaaaaatatctaTAGAGACATGAGTACATATATAATAACTCTCTGACCTCTACGCTTTGCTACCTTCCTCAGTGCTAAAAGAACAATCACCGCAACAAGAAACGCGCATCCTACTATCGTGATTACGATCACAAGTGATCGGTTGCTGGAGGTTTCTGTTGAGGAACATATGCGAGTTAGTTTTAGTAAAATGATGAAACTAATGTCGGAATGTTACTTACTGAGTTCAGAACCAGCTAAACGGACGTGAAGTGTAACGCCAGAGGTTAAAAACTCTTGCATGTCGATCAAGTCTCCGCTCCACAGAAGACAGCCCAACCCTGTGTCATAAAAGTAAGCAGTACAAGAACAGTTTCTCAGACAGCTTCCAGGACAGTCTTGCTCGTTGACTTCAGACCGCTGTGGATTGTTGGGaactttcatcttcttcaacctCAAAAAACCATCACCCTCTCTACTTCCATTATTGTTGGCCCTCTGGCACTGCAACAGGGTCTTTCTCACGCATCCCTGAGTCCAGTTCCCCCTGTTCCACTCCTGGTAGCTCCGCGGCTCAAACCCTTTAATACACTTACAAGGCGGGTCTAAACCGGATTGGCAGCTAGTGAACTGGCCACATTTAGCATATATATCGCAGTTTATCGGAAACATCAACCCCGAACTCCATTCTTGGTTAGCCTCGCTCCAGTACTTCTCCATCGCGTGCCCCTCGGTGTCCAAGAGGAAATGATACATGGATTGGTTATAACCAAAGGACATGGAGACGGATCCTCTGTTGTCATTAGCAAGTTTAAACCCGTAGAGATCGATACGCGAGTCCCTCTCCGGTAGTCCGAGGAAGTTTTGACCATTCCACGGGCCGCTACGCCACAGCATAAGACCGTCTTTCCACAAGGCGAGCTCTGGAAACGGTAAAGGAATCACACCGGCTGAGTAGCGTCCTGG
This genomic interval from Brassica napus cultivar Da-Ae chromosome A6, Da-Ae, whole genome shotgun sequence contains the following:
- the LOC106349829 gene encoding G-type lectin S-receptor-like serine/threonine-protein kinase SD1-13; amino-acid sequence: MGRSRFLLLLTLSFVVSLRFCLCVDVLSFSTELKDSETLVSSPSTFRFGFFSPVNSKGRYAGVWFNNIPAQKQAVVWVANKDSPINDSSGKILISKDGNLVVIDGRGHVHWSTNLSRPLGSPNTTHARLLSTGNLVLQEGDKKLWESFEHPQNAFLPTMTISTDARTGKRLILRSWKSLSDPSPGRYSAGVIPLPFPELALWKDGLMLWRSGPWNGQNFLGLPERDSRIDLYGFKLANDNRGSVSMSFGYNQSMYHFLLDTEGHAMEKYWSEANQEWSSGLMFPINCDIYAKCGQFTSCQSGLDPPCKCIKGFEPRSYQEWNRGNWTQGCVRKTLLQCQRANNNGSREGDGFLRLKKMKVPNNPQRSEVNEQDCPGSCLRNCSCTAYFYDTGLGCLLWSGDLIDMQEFLTSGVTLHVRLAGSELKTSSNRSLVIVITIVGCAFLVAVIVLLALRKVAKRREKTRNARLLFERMEALNSNESGAIAVNQNKLKELPLFEYQVLAAVTENFAVTNKLGEGGFGSVYKGKLREGQEIAVKRLSQTSGQGLDEFVNEVVVISKLQHRNLVRLLGFCIEGEERMLVYEFMPGNSLDACLSDPVKQRLLDWKTRFNIIDGICRGLMYLHRDSRLRIIHRDLKGSNILLDENLNPKISDFGLARIFRGNEDEASTLRVVGTYGYMAPEYALGGLFSEKSDVFSLGVILLEIVSGRRNSSFNNDDQNLNLSAYAWKLWNDGEATTLVDPVILEECFENQIRRCVHIGLLCVQDHANDRPSVSTVIWMLSTENSNLPEPKQPAFIARRVSPDAESPWESEQRASINNVSITEIIGR